From the Bos taurus isolate L1 Dominette 01449 registration number 42190680 breed Hereford chromosome 22, ARS-UCD2.0, whole genome shotgun sequence genome, one window contains:
- the URGCP gene encoding up-regulator of cell proliferation isoform X3, giving the protein MLFLLGLETYQTQKLSLQDALQISSDSMKNWAPQTPKDLPWNFLRKLQALNAEARNTTMVLDLPLDTRPVEKESQMEEEIIYWDTAEDISADIYSFSELPTPDTPVNPLDLLCALLLSSDSFLQQEIVSKMSLCQFALPLILPDPENHYHTFLLWAMRGTVRTWGSQPPRVMGSFREDSMVLSRAPAFAFVRMEVSSNSKSQLLNDVLSPGHRQQDCFWHRDLNLGTNPREIADGLVEISWFLPSGREDLDIFPEPMAFLNLRGDIGSHWLQFKLLTEISSAIFILTDNISKKEYKLLSSMKGSATKYYFILSPYRGKRNTNLRFLNRLIPVLKMDHSHVLVKVSSTDSVGFVRRVRAIITHVTRSPCRRVSVEDMANAARKLGLKVDEDCEECQRAKDRMEQITRKIKDLDAYRRDELRLQGETWRKVAQVEKELCQIQWASDPPEKYRAELRHRLLELRMQQNDHDPSWGVQEFISGISSPSLGEKQYFLKWMEWGLARVAQPRPRPSPEMIFTLRPKHCGAVDFSEPFWPEPLGVEHFLREMGQFYEAESCLVEAGKLPAGQRRFAHFPGLALELLLKGLPLELIDGNTLSPALRWVTGLLKELHVRLERRSRLVVLSALGVPGTGKSTLLNTMFGLRFVTGRGRGPRGAFMQLIKVAESFSQDLGCDHILVIDSGGLIAGVRTEAGERFEREASLATLIMGLSNVTVVSLAETRNIPPAILHAFLRLEKTGHMPNYQFVHQNLHDVSALGSKPRDRRQLLDQPSDVGRATVQMEKQGDGIQTLADLAFWDPEKQHIWHIPGLWHGVPPMAAVNLAYSEAIFELKRCLLENIRNGLSNQNKNIQQLIELVRRL; this is encoded by the coding sequence ATGCTGTTCCTTTTGGGACTAGAGACATACCAAACACAGAAACTCAGCCTCCAGGACGCCTTACAGATCAGCAGTGACAGCATGAAGAACTGGGCTCCTCAGACTCCCAAAGACTTGCCCTGGAATTTCCTCAGGAAGCTGCAGGCCCTCAATGCTGAAGCCAGGAATACCACCATGGTCCTGGACCTTCCCCTGGACACCAGGCCTGTGGAGAAGGAGAGCCAAATGGAAGAGGAGATCATCTACTGGGACACGGCTGAGGACATCTCAGCAGACATCTATTCCTTCTCCGAGCTGCCAACACCCGACACACCTGTGAATCCCTTGGACCTTCTCTGTGCCCTTCTGCTTTCCTCTGATAGTTTCCTGCAACAGGAAATTGTGTCAAAAATGTCTCTCTGCCAGTTTGCACTCCCTCTCATTTTGCCTGACCCAGAAAACCACTACCACACATTTCTGTTGTGGGCCATGAGGGGGACTGTGCGGACATGGGGGTCACAGCCCCCAAGGGTGATGGGAAGCTTCAGAGAAGACAGCATGGTCCTGTCCCGAGCACCTGCCTTCGCCTTTGTGCGCATGGAGGTCAGCAGCAACTCTAAATCCCAGCTTCTCAACGACGTACTCAGCCCTGGCCACAGGCAGCAGGACTGTTTCTGGCATCGGGATCTGAACTTGGGCACTAACCCTCGGGAGATAGCAGACGGGCTGGTAGAAATTTCCTGGTTTCTTCCCAGTGGCAGGGAGGACTTGGACATTTTCCCAGAGCCCATGGCCTTCCTAAACTTGAGAGGTGACATTGGGTCTCACTGGCTGCAGTTCAAGCTCTTGACAGAAATCTCTTCGGCCATATTCATCTTGACTGACAACATCAGTAAGAAGGAATACAAATTGCTGTCTTCCATGAAGGGGTCAGCCACAAAATACTACTTCATCCTGAGTCCCTACCGTGGGAAACGAAACACAAACCTGAGATTTCTGAACAGGTTAATTCCTGTGCTGAAGATGGACCACTCTCACGTCCTCGTGAAGGTCAGCAGCACAGACAGTGTAGGCTTTGTGCGTAGGGTCCGCGCCATCATCACACATGTGACCCGGTCCCCCTGCAGGAGGGTATCCGTGGAGGACATGGCAAACGCGGCCCGCAAGCTGGGGCTGAAGGTCGATGAGGACTGTGAGGAGTGTCAGCGGGCAAAGGACCGGATGGAGCAGATCACCAGGAAAATCAAGGACTTGGATGCCTACCGCAGGGATGAGCTGAGGCTACAGGGGGAAACTTGGAGAAAGGTGGCCCAGGTGGAGAAGGAGCTCTGCCAGATCCAGTGGGCCAGCGACCCTCCTGAGAAGTACAGGGCTGAGCTGAGGCATCGGTTACTGGAACTTCGAATGCAGCAGAATGACCATGACCCTTCCTGGGGGGTCCAGGAGTTCATCTCGGGCATCAGCAGCCCCTCCCTGGGGGAGAAGCAGTATTTCCTGAAGTGGATGGAGTGGGGACTGGCCCGGGTGGCCCAGCCAAGGCCAAGACCATCTCCAGAGATGATTTTTACCCTGAGACCAAAGCACTGTGGGGCCGTGGACTTCAGTGAGCCATTCTGGCCTGAGCCCCTGGGGGTGGAGCATTTCCTGCGGGAGATGGGACAGTTTTACGAGGCCGAAAGCTGCCTTGTGGAGGCAGGGAAGCTGCCAGCAGGGCAGAGGCGGTTTGCCCACTTCCCAGGCTTGGCCTTGGAGCTGCTGCTGAAGGGGCTTCCTCTGGAGCTGATCGATGGGAACACCCTAAGCCCCGCCTTGCGCTGGGTCACAGGGCTCCTGAAGGAGCTACACGTCCGCCTGGAGAGGAGGTCACGCCTGGTAGTCCTGTCAGCACTTGGCGTGCCAGGCACGGGCAAGTCCACCCTTCTCAATACCATGTTCGGGCTGCGGTTTGTCACAGGAAGGGGCCGTGGTCCTCGAGGGGCCTTCATGCAGCTCATTAAGGTGGCCGAGAGCTTTAGCCAGGACCTGGGCTGTGATCACATCCTGGTAATAGACTCTGGGGGCTTGATAGCTGGAGTCCGGACCGAGGCAGGGGAGAGGTTTGAGCgggaggcttccctggccacTTTGATTATGGGGCTGAGCAATGTCACTGTGGTCAGTTTAGCTGAAACAAGGAACATTCCACCAGCTATTCTGCATGCATTTCTAAGGCTGGAAAAAACAGGGCACATGCCCAACTATCAGTTTGTACACCAGAACCTTCATGATGTGTCTGCCCTTGGCTCCAAGCCAAGAGATCGGAGGCAGCTTCTGGACCAGCCCAGTGATGTGGGCAGAGCCACAGTGCAAATGGAGAAACAGGGTGACGGGATCCAGACGCTGGCTGACCTGGCCTTTTGGGACCCTGAGAAGCAGCACATTTGGCACATCCCTGGCTTATGGCATGGAGTGCCTCCCATGGCCGCTGTGAACTTGGCGTACAGTGAAGCCATTTTTGAACTGAAGAGATGCCTGCTAGAAAACATCAGGAATGGCCTGTCcaaccaaaataaaaacattcagcAGCTCATTGAGCTAGTAAGACGGCTGTGA
- the URGCP gene encoding up-regulator of cell proliferation, whose amino-acid sequence MASSGHSDLGEVTSEIKASERRTAVAIADLEWREMEGDDCEFHYGEGPNEAQDNDFPIEERSRLQEMLFLLGLETYQTQKLSLQDALQISSDSMKNWAPQTPKDLPWNFLRKLQALNAEARNTTMVLDLPLDTRPVEKESQMEEEIIYWDTAEDISADIYSFSELPTPDTPVNPLDLLCALLLSSDSFLQQEIVSKMSLCQFALPLILPDPENHYHTFLLWAMRGTVRTWGSQPPRVMGSFREDSMVLSRAPAFAFVRMEVSSNSKSQLLNDVLSPGHRQQDCFWHRDLNLGTNPREIADGLVEISWFLPSGREDLDIFPEPMAFLNLRGDIGSHWLQFKLLTEISSAIFILTDNISKKEYKLLSSMKGSATKYYFILSPYRGKRNTNLRFLNRLIPVLKMDHSHVLVKVSSTDSVGFVRRVRAIITHVTRSPCRRVSVEDMANAARKLGLKVDEDCEECQRAKDRMEQITRKIKDLDAYRRDELRLQGETWRKVAQVEKELCQIQWASDPPEKYRAELRHRLLELRMQQNDHDPSWGVQEFISGISSPSLGEKQYFLKWMEWGLARVAQPRPRPSPEMIFTLRPKHCGAVDFSEPFWPEPLGVEHFLREMGQFYEAESCLVEAGKLPAGQRRFAHFPGLALELLLKGLPLELIDGNTLSPALRWVTGLLKELHVRLERRSRLVVLSALGVPGTGKSTLLNTMFGLRFVTGRGRGPRGAFMQLIKVAESFSQDLGCDHILVIDSGGLIAGVRTEAGERFEREASLATLIMGLSNVTVVSLAETRNIPPAILHAFLRLEKTGHMPNYQFVHQNLHDVSALGSKPRDRRQLLDQPSDVGRATVQMEKQGDGIQTLADLAFWDPEKQHIWHIPGLWHGVPPMAAVNLAYSEAIFELKRCLLENIRNGLSNQNKNIQQLIELVRRL is encoded by the coding sequence AGGAGAGGAGCAGACTACAAGAAATGCTGTTCCTTTTGGGACTAGAGACATACCAAACACAGAAACTCAGCCTCCAGGACGCCTTACAGATCAGCAGTGACAGCATGAAGAACTGGGCTCCTCAGACTCCCAAAGACTTGCCCTGGAATTTCCTCAGGAAGCTGCAGGCCCTCAATGCTGAAGCCAGGAATACCACCATGGTCCTGGACCTTCCCCTGGACACCAGGCCTGTGGAGAAGGAGAGCCAAATGGAAGAGGAGATCATCTACTGGGACACGGCTGAGGACATCTCAGCAGACATCTATTCCTTCTCCGAGCTGCCAACACCCGACACACCTGTGAATCCCTTGGACCTTCTCTGTGCCCTTCTGCTTTCCTCTGATAGTTTCCTGCAACAGGAAATTGTGTCAAAAATGTCTCTCTGCCAGTTTGCACTCCCTCTCATTTTGCCTGACCCAGAAAACCACTACCACACATTTCTGTTGTGGGCCATGAGGGGGACTGTGCGGACATGGGGGTCACAGCCCCCAAGGGTGATGGGAAGCTTCAGAGAAGACAGCATGGTCCTGTCCCGAGCACCTGCCTTCGCCTTTGTGCGCATGGAGGTCAGCAGCAACTCTAAATCCCAGCTTCTCAACGACGTACTCAGCCCTGGCCACAGGCAGCAGGACTGTTTCTGGCATCGGGATCTGAACTTGGGCACTAACCCTCGGGAGATAGCAGACGGGCTGGTAGAAATTTCCTGGTTTCTTCCCAGTGGCAGGGAGGACTTGGACATTTTCCCAGAGCCCATGGCCTTCCTAAACTTGAGAGGTGACATTGGGTCTCACTGGCTGCAGTTCAAGCTCTTGACAGAAATCTCTTCGGCCATATTCATCTTGACTGACAACATCAGTAAGAAGGAATACAAATTGCTGTCTTCCATGAAGGGGTCAGCCACAAAATACTACTTCATCCTGAGTCCCTACCGTGGGAAACGAAACACAAACCTGAGATTTCTGAACAGGTTAATTCCTGTGCTGAAGATGGACCACTCTCACGTCCTCGTGAAGGTCAGCAGCACAGACAGTGTAGGCTTTGTGCGTAGGGTCCGCGCCATCATCACACATGTGACCCGGTCCCCCTGCAGGAGGGTATCCGTGGAGGACATGGCAAACGCGGCCCGCAAGCTGGGGCTGAAGGTCGATGAGGACTGTGAGGAGTGTCAGCGGGCAAAGGACCGGATGGAGCAGATCACCAGGAAAATCAAGGACTTGGATGCCTACCGCAGGGATGAGCTGAGGCTACAGGGGGAAACTTGGAGAAAGGTGGCCCAGGTGGAGAAGGAGCTCTGCCAGATCCAGTGGGCCAGCGACCCTCCTGAGAAGTACAGGGCTGAGCTGAGGCATCGGTTACTGGAACTTCGAATGCAGCAGAATGACCATGACCCTTCCTGGGGGGTCCAGGAGTTCATCTCGGGCATCAGCAGCCCCTCCCTGGGGGAGAAGCAGTATTTCCTGAAGTGGATGGAGTGGGGACTGGCCCGGGTGGCCCAGCCAAGGCCAAGACCATCTCCAGAGATGATTTTTACCCTGAGACCAAAGCACTGTGGGGCCGTGGACTTCAGTGAGCCATTCTGGCCTGAGCCCCTGGGGGTGGAGCATTTCCTGCGGGAGATGGGACAGTTTTACGAGGCCGAAAGCTGCCTTGTGGAGGCAGGGAAGCTGCCAGCAGGGCAGAGGCGGTTTGCCCACTTCCCAGGCTTGGCCTTGGAGCTGCTGCTGAAGGGGCTTCCTCTGGAGCTGATCGATGGGAACACCCTAAGCCCCGCCTTGCGCTGGGTCACAGGGCTCCTGAAGGAGCTACACGTCCGCCTGGAGAGGAGGTCACGCCTGGTAGTCCTGTCAGCACTTGGCGTGCCAGGCACGGGCAAGTCCACCCTTCTCAATACCATGTTCGGGCTGCGGTTTGTCACAGGAAGGGGCCGTGGTCCTCGAGGGGCCTTCATGCAGCTCATTAAGGTGGCCGAGAGCTTTAGCCAGGACCTGGGCTGTGATCACATCCTGGTAATAGACTCTGGGGGCTTGATAGCTGGAGTCCGGACCGAGGCAGGGGAGAGGTTTGAGCgggaggcttccctggccacTTTGATTATGGGGCTGAGCAATGTCACTGTGGTCAGTTTAGCTGAAACAAGGAACATTCCACCAGCTATTCTGCATGCATTTCTAAGGCTGGAAAAAACAGGGCACATGCCCAACTATCAGTTTGTACACCAGAACCTTCATGATGTGTCTGCCCTTGGCTCCAAGCCAAGAGATCGGAGGCAGCTTCTGGACCAGCCCAGTGATGTGGGCAGAGCCACAGTGCAAATGGAGAAACAGGGTGACGGGATCCAGACGCTGGCTGACCTGGCCTTTTGGGACCCTGAGAAGCAGCACATTTGGCACATCCCTGGCTTATGGCATGGAGTGCCTCCCATGGCCGCTGTGAACTTGGCGTACAGTGAAGCCATTTTTGAACTGAAGAGATGCCTGCTAGAAAACATCAGGAATGGCCTGTCcaaccaaaataaaaacattcagcAGCTCATTGAGCTAGTAAGACGGCTGTGA
- the URGCP gene encoding up-regulator of cell proliferation isoform X2, giving the protein MEGDDCEFHYGEGPNEAQDNDFPIEERSRLQEMLFLLGLETYQTQKLSLQDALQISSDSMKNWAPQTPKDLPWNFLRKLQALNAEARNTTMVLDLPLDTRPVEKESQMEEEIIYWDTAEDISADIYSFSELPTPDTPVNPLDLLCALLLSSDSFLQQEIVSKMSLCQFALPLILPDPENHYHTFLLWAMRGTVRTWGSQPPRVMGSFREDSMVLSRAPAFAFVRMEVSSNSKSQLLNDVLSPGHRQQDCFWHRDLNLGTNPREIADGLVEISWFLPSGREDLDIFPEPMAFLNLRGDIGSHWLQFKLLTEISSAIFILTDNISKKEYKLLSSMKGSATKYYFILSPYRGKRNTNLRFLNRLIPVLKMDHSHVLVKVSSTDSVGFVRRVRAIITHVTRSPCRRVSVEDMANAARKLGLKVDEDCEECQRAKDRMEQITRKIKDLDAYRRDELRLQGETWRKVAQVEKELCQIQWASDPPEKYRAELRHRLLELRMQQNDHDPSWGVQEFISGISSPSLGEKQYFLKWMEWGLARVAQPRPRPSPEMIFTLRPKHCGAVDFSEPFWPEPLGVEHFLREMGQFYEAESCLVEAGKLPAGQRRFAHFPGLALELLLKGLPLELIDGNTLSPALRWVTGLLKELHVRLERRSRLVVLSALGVPGTGKSTLLNTMFGLRFVTGRGRGPRGAFMQLIKVAESFSQDLGCDHILVIDSGGLIAGVRTEAGERFEREASLATLIMGLSNVTVVSLAETRNIPPAILHAFLRLEKTGHMPNYQFVHQNLHDVSALGSKPRDRRQLLDQPSDVGRATVQMEKQGDGIQTLADLAFWDPEKQHIWHIPGLWHGVPPMAAVNLAYSEAIFELKRCLLENIRNGLSNQNKNIQQLIELVRRL; this is encoded by the coding sequence AGGAGAGGAGCAGACTACAAGAAATGCTGTTCCTTTTGGGACTAGAGACATACCAAACACAGAAACTCAGCCTCCAGGACGCCTTACAGATCAGCAGTGACAGCATGAAGAACTGGGCTCCTCAGACTCCCAAAGACTTGCCCTGGAATTTCCTCAGGAAGCTGCAGGCCCTCAATGCTGAAGCCAGGAATACCACCATGGTCCTGGACCTTCCCCTGGACACCAGGCCTGTGGAGAAGGAGAGCCAAATGGAAGAGGAGATCATCTACTGGGACACGGCTGAGGACATCTCAGCAGACATCTATTCCTTCTCCGAGCTGCCAACACCCGACACACCTGTGAATCCCTTGGACCTTCTCTGTGCCCTTCTGCTTTCCTCTGATAGTTTCCTGCAACAGGAAATTGTGTCAAAAATGTCTCTCTGCCAGTTTGCACTCCCTCTCATTTTGCCTGACCCAGAAAACCACTACCACACATTTCTGTTGTGGGCCATGAGGGGGACTGTGCGGACATGGGGGTCACAGCCCCCAAGGGTGATGGGAAGCTTCAGAGAAGACAGCATGGTCCTGTCCCGAGCACCTGCCTTCGCCTTTGTGCGCATGGAGGTCAGCAGCAACTCTAAATCCCAGCTTCTCAACGACGTACTCAGCCCTGGCCACAGGCAGCAGGACTGTTTCTGGCATCGGGATCTGAACTTGGGCACTAACCCTCGGGAGATAGCAGACGGGCTGGTAGAAATTTCCTGGTTTCTTCCCAGTGGCAGGGAGGACTTGGACATTTTCCCAGAGCCCATGGCCTTCCTAAACTTGAGAGGTGACATTGGGTCTCACTGGCTGCAGTTCAAGCTCTTGACAGAAATCTCTTCGGCCATATTCATCTTGACTGACAACATCAGTAAGAAGGAATACAAATTGCTGTCTTCCATGAAGGGGTCAGCCACAAAATACTACTTCATCCTGAGTCCCTACCGTGGGAAACGAAACACAAACCTGAGATTTCTGAACAGGTTAATTCCTGTGCTGAAGATGGACCACTCTCACGTCCTCGTGAAGGTCAGCAGCACAGACAGTGTAGGCTTTGTGCGTAGGGTCCGCGCCATCATCACACATGTGACCCGGTCCCCCTGCAGGAGGGTATCCGTGGAGGACATGGCAAACGCGGCCCGCAAGCTGGGGCTGAAGGTCGATGAGGACTGTGAGGAGTGTCAGCGGGCAAAGGACCGGATGGAGCAGATCACCAGGAAAATCAAGGACTTGGATGCCTACCGCAGGGATGAGCTGAGGCTACAGGGGGAAACTTGGAGAAAGGTGGCCCAGGTGGAGAAGGAGCTCTGCCAGATCCAGTGGGCCAGCGACCCTCCTGAGAAGTACAGGGCTGAGCTGAGGCATCGGTTACTGGAACTTCGAATGCAGCAGAATGACCATGACCCTTCCTGGGGGGTCCAGGAGTTCATCTCGGGCATCAGCAGCCCCTCCCTGGGGGAGAAGCAGTATTTCCTGAAGTGGATGGAGTGGGGACTGGCCCGGGTGGCCCAGCCAAGGCCAAGACCATCTCCAGAGATGATTTTTACCCTGAGACCAAAGCACTGTGGGGCCGTGGACTTCAGTGAGCCATTCTGGCCTGAGCCCCTGGGGGTGGAGCATTTCCTGCGGGAGATGGGACAGTTTTACGAGGCCGAAAGCTGCCTTGTGGAGGCAGGGAAGCTGCCAGCAGGGCAGAGGCGGTTTGCCCACTTCCCAGGCTTGGCCTTGGAGCTGCTGCTGAAGGGGCTTCCTCTGGAGCTGATCGATGGGAACACCCTAAGCCCCGCCTTGCGCTGGGTCACAGGGCTCCTGAAGGAGCTACACGTCCGCCTGGAGAGGAGGTCACGCCTGGTAGTCCTGTCAGCACTTGGCGTGCCAGGCACGGGCAAGTCCACCCTTCTCAATACCATGTTCGGGCTGCGGTTTGTCACAGGAAGGGGCCGTGGTCCTCGAGGGGCCTTCATGCAGCTCATTAAGGTGGCCGAGAGCTTTAGCCAGGACCTGGGCTGTGATCACATCCTGGTAATAGACTCTGGGGGCTTGATAGCTGGAGTCCGGACCGAGGCAGGGGAGAGGTTTGAGCgggaggcttccctggccacTTTGATTATGGGGCTGAGCAATGTCACTGTGGTCAGTTTAGCTGAAACAAGGAACATTCCACCAGCTATTCTGCATGCATTTCTAAGGCTGGAAAAAACAGGGCACATGCCCAACTATCAGTTTGTACACCAGAACCTTCATGATGTGTCTGCCCTTGGCTCCAAGCCAAGAGATCGGAGGCAGCTTCTGGACCAGCCCAGTGATGTGGGCAGAGCCACAGTGCAAATGGAGAAACAGGGTGACGGGATCCAGACGCTGGCTGACCTGGCCTTTTGGGACCCTGAGAAGCAGCACATTTGGCACATCCCTGGCTTATGGCATGGAGTGCCTCCCATGGCCGCTGTGAACTTGGCGTACAGTGAAGCCATTTTTGAACTGAAGAGATGCCTGCTAGAAAACATCAGGAATGGCCTGTCcaaccaaaataaaaacattcagcAGCTCATTGAGCTAGTAAGACGGCTGTGA
- the URGCP gene encoding up-regulator of cell proliferation isoform X1 codes for MASSGHSDLGEVTSEIKASERRTAVAIAEERSRLQEMLFLLGLETYQTQKLSLQDALQISSDSMKNWAPQTPKDLPWNFLRKLQALNAEARNTTMVLDLPLDTRPVEKESQMEEEIIYWDTAEDISADIYSFSELPTPDTPVNPLDLLCALLLSSDSFLQQEIVSKMSLCQFALPLILPDPENHYHTFLLWAMRGTVRTWGSQPPRVMGSFREDSMVLSRAPAFAFVRMEVSSNSKSQLLNDVLSPGHRQQDCFWHRDLNLGTNPREIADGLVEISWFLPSGREDLDIFPEPMAFLNLRGDIGSHWLQFKLLTEISSAIFILTDNISKKEYKLLSSMKGSATKYYFILSPYRGKRNTNLRFLNRLIPVLKMDHSHVLVKVSSTDSVGFVRRVRAIITHVTRSPCRRVSVEDMANAARKLGLKVDEDCEECQRAKDRMEQITRKIKDLDAYRRDELRLQGETWRKVAQVEKELCQIQWASDPPEKYRAELRHRLLELRMQQNDHDPSWGVQEFISGISSPSLGEKQYFLKWMEWGLARVAQPRPRPSPEMIFTLRPKHCGAVDFSEPFWPEPLGVEHFLREMGQFYEAESCLVEAGKLPAGQRRFAHFPGLALELLLKGLPLELIDGNTLSPALRWVTGLLKELHVRLERRSRLVVLSALGVPGTGKSTLLNTMFGLRFVTGRGRGPRGAFMQLIKVAESFSQDLGCDHILVIDSGGLIAGVRTEAGERFEREASLATLIMGLSNVTVVSLAETRNIPPAILHAFLRLEKTGHMPNYQFVHQNLHDVSALGSKPRDRRQLLDQPSDVGRATVQMEKQGDGIQTLADLAFWDPEKQHIWHIPGLWHGVPPMAAVNLAYSEAIFELKRCLLENIRNGLSNQNKNIQQLIELVRRL; via the coding sequence AGGAGAGGAGCAGACTACAAGAAATGCTGTTCCTTTTGGGACTAGAGACATACCAAACACAGAAACTCAGCCTCCAGGACGCCTTACAGATCAGCAGTGACAGCATGAAGAACTGGGCTCCTCAGACTCCCAAAGACTTGCCCTGGAATTTCCTCAGGAAGCTGCAGGCCCTCAATGCTGAAGCCAGGAATACCACCATGGTCCTGGACCTTCCCCTGGACACCAGGCCTGTGGAGAAGGAGAGCCAAATGGAAGAGGAGATCATCTACTGGGACACGGCTGAGGACATCTCAGCAGACATCTATTCCTTCTCCGAGCTGCCAACACCCGACACACCTGTGAATCCCTTGGACCTTCTCTGTGCCCTTCTGCTTTCCTCTGATAGTTTCCTGCAACAGGAAATTGTGTCAAAAATGTCTCTCTGCCAGTTTGCACTCCCTCTCATTTTGCCTGACCCAGAAAACCACTACCACACATTTCTGTTGTGGGCCATGAGGGGGACTGTGCGGACATGGGGGTCACAGCCCCCAAGGGTGATGGGAAGCTTCAGAGAAGACAGCATGGTCCTGTCCCGAGCACCTGCCTTCGCCTTTGTGCGCATGGAGGTCAGCAGCAACTCTAAATCCCAGCTTCTCAACGACGTACTCAGCCCTGGCCACAGGCAGCAGGACTGTTTCTGGCATCGGGATCTGAACTTGGGCACTAACCCTCGGGAGATAGCAGACGGGCTGGTAGAAATTTCCTGGTTTCTTCCCAGTGGCAGGGAGGACTTGGACATTTTCCCAGAGCCCATGGCCTTCCTAAACTTGAGAGGTGACATTGGGTCTCACTGGCTGCAGTTCAAGCTCTTGACAGAAATCTCTTCGGCCATATTCATCTTGACTGACAACATCAGTAAGAAGGAATACAAATTGCTGTCTTCCATGAAGGGGTCAGCCACAAAATACTACTTCATCCTGAGTCCCTACCGTGGGAAACGAAACACAAACCTGAGATTTCTGAACAGGTTAATTCCTGTGCTGAAGATGGACCACTCTCACGTCCTCGTGAAGGTCAGCAGCACAGACAGTGTAGGCTTTGTGCGTAGGGTCCGCGCCATCATCACACATGTGACCCGGTCCCCCTGCAGGAGGGTATCCGTGGAGGACATGGCAAACGCGGCCCGCAAGCTGGGGCTGAAGGTCGATGAGGACTGTGAGGAGTGTCAGCGGGCAAAGGACCGGATGGAGCAGATCACCAGGAAAATCAAGGACTTGGATGCCTACCGCAGGGATGAGCTGAGGCTACAGGGGGAAACTTGGAGAAAGGTGGCCCAGGTGGAGAAGGAGCTCTGCCAGATCCAGTGGGCCAGCGACCCTCCTGAGAAGTACAGGGCTGAGCTGAGGCATCGGTTACTGGAACTTCGAATGCAGCAGAATGACCATGACCCTTCCTGGGGGGTCCAGGAGTTCATCTCGGGCATCAGCAGCCCCTCCCTGGGGGAGAAGCAGTATTTCCTGAAGTGGATGGAGTGGGGACTGGCCCGGGTGGCCCAGCCAAGGCCAAGACCATCTCCAGAGATGATTTTTACCCTGAGACCAAAGCACTGTGGGGCCGTGGACTTCAGTGAGCCATTCTGGCCTGAGCCCCTGGGGGTGGAGCATTTCCTGCGGGAGATGGGACAGTTTTACGAGGCCGAAAGCTGCCTTGTGGAGGCAGGGAAGCTGCCAGCAGGGCAGAGGCGGTTTGCCCACTTCCCAGGCTTGGCCTTGGAGCTGCTGCTGAAGGGGCTTCCTCTGGAGCTGATCGATGGGAACACCCTAAGCCCCGCCTTGCGCTGGGTCACAGGGCTCCTGAAGGAGCTACACGTCCGCCTGGAGAGGAGGTCACGCCTGGTAGTCCTGTCAGCACTTGGCGTGCCAGGCACGGGCAAGTCCACCCTTCTCAATACCATGTTCGGGCTGCGGTTTGTCACAGGAAGGGGCCGTGGTCCTCGAGGGGCCTTCATGCAGCTCATTAAGGTGGCCGAGAGCTTTAGCCAGGACCTGGGCTGTGATCACATCCTGGTAATAGACTCTGGGGGCTTGATAGCTGGAGTCCGGACCGAGGCAGGGGAGAGGTTTGAGCgggaggcttccctggccacTTTGATTATGGGGCTGAGCAATGTCACTGTGGTCAGTTTAGCTGAAACAAGGAACATTCCACCAGCTATTCTGCATGCATTTCTAAGGCTGGAAAAAACAGGGCACATGCCCAACTATCAGTTTGTACACCAGAACCTTCATGATGTGTCTGCCCTTGGCTCCAAGCCAAGAGATCGGAGGCAGCTTCTGGACCAGCCCAGTGATGTGGGCAGAGCCACAGTGCAAATGGAGAAACAGGGTGACGGGATCCAGACGCTGGCTGACCTGGCCTTTTGGGACCCTGAGAAGCAGCACATTTGGCACATCCCTGGCTTATGGCATGGAGTGCCTCCCATGGCCGCTGTGAACTTGGCGTACAGTGAAGCCATTTTTGAACTGAAGAGATGCCTGCTAGAAAACATCAGGAATGGCCTGTCcaaccaaaataaaaacattcagcAGCTCATTGAGCTAGTAAGACGGCTGTGA